TGCCAGAGGATGTTCAGAATTCCGTTCGACGGATGCAGCGAGGCGCAGAAGTTTTAGCTCGTTACCATTGGCGGTACCATTAACCGTTATAAAGTCCGTTACAGTGGGTTTACCTTGGGTAATCGTGCCTGTTTTGTCTAAAACAACAGTTTGCAGTTTGTGCGCTAGTTCTAAACTATCTGCACCTTTAATCAAAATTCCGTTTTCTGCCCCTTTACCTGTACCCACCATGATCGAGGTTGGCGTGGCTAAGCCAAGCGCACACGGACAAGCAATAATCAGCACGCCCACGGTGGTAATCAATGCCATTGTGACGTTGCCCATGATGTTGTACCAGATGATGAAGGTAGCGATCGCAATGGCAATCACAACAGGGACAAACCATCCCGTAACGCGATCGGCTAATCGCTGAATCGGTGCCTTGGAGCCTTGCGCTTGCTGCACCAGTTTAACGATTTGCGCCAAAAACGTATCTTTACCCACTCGTGTGGCTCGGAATTTGAAGCTTCCAGTCTTGTTAATAGTCGCTCCAATCACTTCATCACCAGGCTGCTTTTTCACGGGTACACTTTCACCCGTCACCATTGCCTCATCAATCGTTGAGGAGCCATCAATAATCTCGCCATCCACGGGAATCTTTTCACCCGGACGAACTAGAATGACATCTCCCAACACTACCTCAGCGATGGGAATGTCCACCTCTCGTCCATTACGAATTACCCGCGCCGTTTTTGCCTGCAAACCCATAAGAGAACGAATTGCTTCTGAGGTTTGTCCCTTAGCGCGGTTTTCCAACAGTCGTCCTAGCAAGAGCAATGCAACAATTACAGAAGCCGCTTCAAAGTACACATCTGGTTTAAGACCCTGACTGATAAACCACTGGGGAGAGAAGGTGGGAAATAGAGAATAGAGGTAAGCTGCCCCTGTCCCGATCGCTACTAGCGTATCCATTGTCGCCGTATGACGCTTCAAGGCTTTCCAGGCATTAATGTAGAAAGACCTACCGGCCCAAAACAATACTGGAGTAGTGAGTACAAATTGTAGCCAGGGATGGTGCAGCCACATGGGAATAAAGGGAATAGGCAATCCCGTCATCGCAGGCAGCGAGCCAATCACGATAACGGCGCTGATAATACCGCTAACCCACACCTTGCGGGTCAAGTCCTGATTTTCACTTTGCCGCGCCTGCCGTTCTGCATCATCTTCTGGGGCAAGTACATCATCTTGCATCGGCAGAGCAGAATATCCAGCCGCATCCACGGCATCCTGAATCGCTGCTACATCAGTTTGGCTGGGATTATATGTAACGCTGGCTTGTTCAGCTCCAAAATTAACATTGCACGTCTCAACTCCCGGAACTGAGCGGATTGCCTCTTCGATGTTACTTGCACAAGAGGCACAACTCATGCCTCGCAGTTTCATAGTGGCGTTTTCCATACAAAACCTCCTTATTTTCATCCTTAAAATGGGTCTGAGAAATCTTTAGTGACAGGTAACAGAATAACCTGCCGCTGTAATGGCATCTGTAATGGCGGCTTCAGATGCTTGAGTTTGGATATTGACCAGTTTGGTTTTGGGATCTGCCTGAACATTTGCGGCGGCATCTACTGTCTTGATGGCTTTGGTAATGGTTTCGCCACAAGCTGAACACGCCATGTTAAGGACTTTTAGCTGTAGTCATGGTTGTATTTCTCCTTTCCTTTGAGGGGTTAATCCTATCTTGCAGTATCCAGTCCACTGGAGTGTCAAGGGGGAATGAAAAGAAATTTTGGAGAACCTCTAAAAAGGAGAAATCAACACCCTGGGCACCATGATCTGCTGTCTCTTGAATCCCTAGGGCGTGTTTTCAAAGTCGGTGTATCCTAGATTGGGGCGACGATCGCACGCAGGGAGTCATGCTTCCCTTCAATCAAGGCCAAGTGTGCACCTGTCTGCGCCAATACGGTTCAGTTAAGGGATATGCAGTGCTTAAAACAATAAATACAGGAGGATTCATTATTATTCCAGTACCTCTGTGTTTAACTTGTTTAGAGCGAAATTTTGAGACAGGTTTTTTCACGACTCTGGGGTTGTTTCTCGCTCACCCTTTTAGGTAGAACTTGATCGAGAATCTCCAAAGTTAACCAATTGAAAAAAAGGGAAGTTCCTGTGGTTGTAACCGCTGAAATTTTGGGAGAGTGCGACGAATAACTCGTAATGTTCCAGTAAAAGAAAGACGCAATGGTGAAACACCTGCGCTGCTGGCTGCTTGAAAAATTAACGACCGTACCGCCCAATGTCCTATTAGTAAACCATAAATTTCTTGTACCACCTCCTTTGGTCTTTGAGAACGAATATGAGTTTTTCGTCCTAATAAATGTACTTTGAGTTCATCAATAGTATTCTCGACTTCCCAACGTTGATGATATTCACAAGCCAGTAAGTGCGCTGGAAATTTTTCCGCGTTCAACAAGCTGGTAATTAAACGATATCTAATTTGTGCTTCTGGGCGGTCGTAATTCTCAATTGTGTACTCAATTACTCTTACCTGTATGGGCTGAAATCCCTTTTTTCTTAATGTGCCGTCAGGGATAAATCCAACTCAAATATGAACCATCATCTAATTGTGTTTCGTTTAAGAATTTAACGTTGGATGGAATTCGCCCCAAATACTCACAACCTTTACTGACTGTAGCTTCTATCATCGCATAGGAATGTAATATAAGCCTCTATCCCACATCAATAGCATTCCTGGCGTTACTGAGCGTAACAACTTTAACGCTCTTACTCTTTCTCCCATTTTATATGGACACATTAAGGCATCAAATATTAAATGTGTTCCTGCCTCTACCGCAATCGCAGATTACTAGAAAATAGTCTGCAATAACAGCCAGCTATTTAATCCTACTATAATACTAGCCACTAACCAAGCTAAGGCTTTCAGCCAAAATGGATTCACAAACTCTCCCATTAAGTGGCGGTTTGAGGTAAACATTACCAAGGGAATTACTGCAAACGGTAATTGCAAACTGAGAATCACTTGACTGAAAACCAGTAAATTAGTTGTACTGCCTTCACCAAACAAGATAATTACGATCAAAGCCGGTACAATTGCAATCAGTCGAGTCAGCAAGCGCCGCAACCAAGGCCGCAGTCGAAAATTTAGAAACCCTTCCATCACAATCTGTCCTGCTAGAGTTGCAGTCAATGTTGAGTTCTGCCCCGAAGCCAATAAAGCAAAGGCAAAAATTGCACTGGCCGAACCCACACCCAGTACCGGAGAAAGGAGTTTGTAAGCATCTTGAATTTCTGCTACTTCTTGATAGCCGGAAAAATGAAAGCTGGCAGCAGACAATATCAGAATAGCTGAATTAATAAACAAAGCTATTGACAGCGCTAATGTGGAATCTATTGTGCCAAATTTAATTGCTTCCCATTTTTTATCAGAAGTTTCTTCCCAAGAGCGAGTTTGCACGATCGATGAATGCAGGTAAAGATTGTGCGGCATCACAGTTGCCCCCAAAATACCAACCGCAATATAAAGCATTGCCTGATTCTGCAAAATCTCTAGGCTGGGAACATAACCGAGTAAAAGTCCTCCGGCATCTGGTTTTGCAAAAATCATTTCGGCAATAAAACAACCGCCAATAATTGCAATAATGGTAATTACCAAAGCTTCGATATAACGAAAGCCTTTACCTTGTAAAAATAACACCATTATCACATCTAGCGCAGTGATGCACACGCCCCAAACTAAGGGAATGCCAAATAGCAATTGCAGTCCGATCGCACTGCCAACAAGTTCGGCTAAATCGCAAGCAGAAATAGCAATTTCACAAAGTATCCACAGCAAAAAACTGACTCGCGGACTGAAATAATCTCGACAAGCTTGTGCCAAATCTCGTCCCGTTGCCACTCCCAAACGCACGCAGAGGGATTGCAGCAAAATTGCCATCAAATTAGATAGCAAAATCACACTTAATAGCGCATAGCCAAACTTTGCTCCCCCCGCTAAGTCAGTCGCCCAGTTTCCCGGGTCCATGTAACCCACTGAAACCAAATATCCAGGCCCTGCGTAAGCCAGCATTTTACGCCAGAAACCTTTGCTGTTGGGAACCGGGATGCTGCGGTGGACTTCAGGAAGGCTGGGTCTGTTTTCGGGGTGAGTCATTGGTTTTATTGTTAAATAATTTTCATATTATTTTCATAATCTCACAAATTCCGTTAAATTTCATCAGTCGTATGGCTCAAAATCCGCCAAAGTTGCAAGAAATATGAAGTTGTGTATTTTTTATCTAACACTCCAGGTAATGTGAATGCAGCAACAGAATGTGTGGTATGCTCTGAATATCAAATCGGTTCTGGTGAGGAACAGCCACCAGAGGTAACGGGGAAAGTTCGGTGTAAGTCCGGCACTGTCCCGCAACTGTGAAGGAGACAAGTTCTCCAAGTCAGGATGCCCGCCGATGCCCAAATTTACTTTATTCATCTGCGAGGTACATGATGACTACTCAATCTTCTTCTTCTTCTTCGGTTTGGCAACAAACGGCACGGTTGACGCTTTCAACACCCGTGCAAGCGACGCTCTACATCTCCCTATGCGCTTTGACTGTCTGGACTGTTTACTTTACAACTTATCCCGCCGTCCATAACAAGGTACACTCTCTGCGCCACCACACTTTGATGGTTAGTTGTCACTAGACAAGATTGTTTTCATTTGAGATATTGCACCTTTCTTGCTTAACCGGTTGGGGCGGGTAAACCTGCGAGCTTTCTCACGGTGCAGACAGGTTAAATAAACCCGCCCCCACCCCGCGCGAGATTCCTTAAAAGTCCAGAATTAAAATGTCAAAATTAAAGTTTTCTGCGCTCATCAGTGCTGTCTGCATGATGAGTATCTTTTTCTATGGTTGGGTCGGGTTTTCGCAGTCTCCACAATCAACTGTGCGACTGACTTCTGAACCGCCAATCACCCAGATTTTACCCTTTGAAGCCGAGGCAACTACACCTTTATCTCCAGTGTCGTTAAAGCTGCAAGCTTTAGATGCAGCGGGTATTCCCTTAGAGAATGCTCGAATTAGTTTGACAATTTTAACTCCGCCTAAAAATCCTTGGTTTACCACCGATTTTCCGATCGTGGAGGGAACAAAGTTGCTGGATATAGAAGCTGTTGCAGCTAAAGGTGAGTTGCAAATCCAGCAAATGCTGCCGATTAGGGGAAATTATCAATTGTTAGCAAAGGTGACTCCGATCGCAGAAAATGCTTTTACTCCTTTTGAGCAAACTTTAACACTATCCGTGCCGGAAAACGGGGTCAAGTATCGCAATTTTTGGATTTTAGCTGCGATTTTGTTGGCTGTTGGGCTAGGTGGCGGCTTGGCGATTGGAGGAAAGCCAAAAATCAAAGCAGGAGAAATAGCGCCCGAGAGAGTGCGATTGCTGTTAAGTGGGGCGATAATAATTGCGATCGCTACCTTGTTATATGTTAATGTCAGTGCTGAAATTGCCCAGTCTGAGATGTCGATGCCAATGTCTCACATGACAGAATCTAAACCGACAGAAAAAACTAGCCCCATTGTGAAATCTCAGGGTTTACAGGTGCGACTTTCTGGAGATGTTAGTGCGACAGTAGGGAAAGCTGCTAATTTACAAGTTCAACTCACCGATACCAAAACAAATCAGCCAGTCACAGATGTATTGTTCAATGTTAAAGTCACCCAACTCGAAAATGATTGGATTGCTTTTGCCTACAAAGGTGTCCCGGATGCAGCCGGAAAACTGATATGGCAAGAGCAGTTTTTTGATGGCGCACCTCATAAAGTTGAGGTAGAAGTTTCTCCCCAACCAAATGCAGCGCGTCAGTTTCCACCATTCCAGGTTTCACAAACTATTGAAGTTGAGGGAGTTGCGCCTCCTCTTTCAGTGCGGTTGACTGTCTTGGCTTACTTTACAGGCATTGTAGTCGCAGGGATGGCGATCGGATTTGGATTGCAGCGCCGTTTGCTTGGGCTGCGGCTGAGAGTAGGGCGCATTTAACCGGATTTCGGATAATTTAATTTAAGTGCGATCGACTACGATTAGGTCGATCGCCAGAAATCACTCTTGTCAACGTTCCTGATTTGAGAGCTCTTTAAATTCGCGAGTTCCCTGATAGCCAGATAAATCCGCTAACTCCTGCAAAGATTTTTGCCCTTGGTAAAACTTACCGTTAATTTCCCAAGTGGGAGTCCCTTGAATCTTCGCAGCGTCGCAAAGATCCCGCCGAGCATTTTTCCCTTGAGGATTGCACTCGATATAATTGATAATGCCCGCCGCTTCTTTGCCGAAACTTGCTTTCTGTGCTTGACAATGATCGCAGGTAAAAGAGCCGTACATTTTAGCTCCCACTCTTTTTAAATGCTGCGCTAAAGCAATTTCTGAAGTACCGGAAGATGTTGTAGTCTTGATGCTAGTCTCGTTAGCTGTACCGAGATTATTCACATCGGCATAAAGAGCCAGAGAGGAAATCAGCACTAACATAGACACCACAATTCCTATAAAAAATAGTTGCCCGATATCATCCCATTCGCGACCTATTAATGCTAAGACAAACAAGCTAGTTGCAAACAAAGCAGACGCAATACAGTAAATACAAGCTGCTTTGATATCAATAGCCAGTACATACATCAGATAGCCACTGAAAATCGTCATAGCTGTGCTACCAGCAAACAGAAATAGTCCCGTCCAAGACTCTAACTTGGAGCGGAGACTCTTCTGTTCTGCGGGATTGACCAATAGGGGAGCTACGGCAAAAACTATCATGCTCAAATAGCCCAAAAAACCGAACAAAGAAAGAGGCAAACCAAAGACATAGGCATAAGGACTCGAAAGCACGATATCGCAGCCTTCGATCGGACAAACTGCCGTTCCGTTGGATAACTTGACCACTGTTAGATAAGCAGTGATCGCAGCCCCTATCGAGGCAATTCCTGCCGTGAGCGGACGAGAATAGCGGTGAATCCAAGGCATGGAACGTTGACGACGCATAATATTTTTTCCTGTGCTGGATATTTCCCAAGACTAAATTGTATTACCAACCATTTTACACTTTGATGAAATAAGCCACAATTCCTAGAAGGATTAACACTGCTCCGGTTAATCCTTGTTCGTGATCCTCGAAAAAATGCAGCTTTTCTTCTAAAGCATTAACTCCTTTCATTCCCAAGTCTACTAGCAAAACCATTCCTAAAACTGTCACCACTAAGTAGACGACAGAAACTACAAGTATGCCGCTCAAACCAATCGTTCCTGCTGAAAAAAAATAGGCTTCTATTTCGATGCAAGGCGAGAAAAGCATTCCTGTTCCTAAAACAGCTAGGATTTGAAATTGCGATCGCTTGGTAGTTAAATTAACTGTTTCCGCGTGATGGTGGTGGTGCCTGCGAGAACTATCTAACTCTGCCAAAAGATAGATGATTCCTAAAACTAATAAAACTAAAGGCGCAATTATTTTAGCGGCCTCTACATAGGTAGCAGCGAACTTGTAACCGAATAAGCCGACGACAATTCCAATTAGGATAATGCTGAGGGTATGAGCAACTCCTGTAATTACTGTAGCCCGCAAAGTTTCGCTGCGAGACCAATTTTCAGTTTTACCAATCGCAATTAAAGGCATCCAGTGGTTGGGAATTAATGCGTGAATAATACTAAGAGCTAGACTTCCCAACAGAATTTTGAGCATACTTTCCATTTGCTTTCCTCTACAAATTGCTACAATGAGGGAGGAATTGCCCCCCTCCTGGAGTTTTCAGCCGATTATTTTAAAACTCTAGTCGCATTAAAAATAGCTGCTAAAGCCACCCCAACATCAGCAAAAACTGCCTCCCACATGGTAGCTAACCCAAAAGCACCAAAAGCAATAAATATGCCTTTGACTAACATGGCAAAAATGATATTTTGCCAAACAATATTGTGAGTCTTTCGGGCAATTTGAATGGCTTCAGCTACTTTTGACGGTGCATCGGTCATAATTACAACATCGGCAGTTTCGATCGCCGCATCCGAACCCAAACCCCCCATTGCTATGCCAACATCGGCTCTAGCAAGTACGGGTGAATCATTAATTCCGTCCCCGACGAAAATAATTTTATCGCCTTTTTTAGATTGGGAGATCAGTTTTTCGATCGCCTCTACTTTTCCTTCGGGTAATAACTCAGCTAAGTAGGAATCTAAACCGAGCTTTTTGGCAACACTCTCAGCTACAGCTTGATTATCTCCAGTTAGCATCACGATTCGATCGACACCCTGTTTCTTGAGGTCGCGAATAGCCTGTACAGCGTCTTCCTTAAGCTCGTCAGCAATCAAAATATACCCAGCGTAGCGGTTGTCTACCGCTAAATGGACGACAGT
The Oscillatoria nigro-viridis PCC 7112 genome window above contains:
- a CDS encoding heavy metal translocating P-type ATPase, encoding MENATMKLRGMSCASCASNIEEAIRSVPGVETCNVNFGAEQASVTYNPSQTDVAAIQDAVDAAGYSALPMQDDVLAPEDDAERQARQSENQDLTRKVWVSGIISAVIVIGSLPAMTGLPIPFIPMWLHHPWLQFVLTTPVLFWAGRSFYINAWKALKRHTATMDTLVAIGTGAAYLYSLFPTFSPQWFISQGLKPDVYFEAASVIVALLLLGRLLENRAKGQTSEAIRSLMGLQAKTARVIRNGREVDIPIAEVVLGDVILVRPGEKIPVDGEIIDGSSTIDEAMVTGESVPVKKQPGDEVIGATINKTGSFKFRATRVGKDTFLAQIVKLVQQAQGSKAPIQRLADRVTGWFVPVVIAIAIATFIIWYNIMGNVTMALITTVGVLIIACPCALGLATPTSIMVGTGKGAENGILIKGADSLELAHKLQTVVLDKTGTITQGKPTVTDFITVNGTANGNELKLLRLAASVERNSEHPLAEAVVQYAQSQGVELTDSREFEAHAGSGVQGYVSNQCVQIGTHRWMNELGIDTSSLQPPWDRLEYLGKTVIWIAINGKVEGIMGIADAVKPSSVVAIRTLQKMGLEVVMLTGDNRRTAEVIAQEVGIKRVIAEVRPDQKVAQIENLQAEGKIVAMVGDGINDAPALAQADVGMAIGTGTDVAIAASDITLISGDLQGIVTAIQLSRATIQNIKQNLFFAFVYNVAGIPIAAGILFPIFGWLLNPIIAGAAMAFSSVSVVTNALRLRNFRPKNVG
- a CDS encoding Nramp family divalent metal transporter, with amino-acid sequence MTHPENRPSLPEVHRSIPVPNSKGFWRKMLAYAGPGYLVSVGYMDPGNWATDLAGGAKFGYALLSVILLSNLMAILLQSLCVRLGVATGRDLAQACRDYFSPRVSFLLWILCEIAISACDLAELVGSAIGLQLLFGIPLVWGVCITALDVIMVLFLQGKGFRYIEALVITIIAIIGGCFIAEMIFAKPDAGGLLLGYVPSLEILQNQAMLYIAVGILGATVMPHNLYLHSSIVQTRSWEETSDKKWEAIKFGTIDSTLALSIALFINSAILILSAASFHFSGYQEVAEIQDAYKLLSPVLGVGSASAIFAFALLASGQNSTLTATLAGQIVMEGFLNFRLRPWLRRLLTRLIAIVPALIVIILFGEGSTTNLLVFSQVILSLQLPFAVIPLVMFTSNRHLMGEFVNPFWLKALAWLVASIIVGLNSWLLLQTIF
- a CDS encoding CbtB-domain containing protein; this translates as MMTTQSSSSSSVWQQTARLTLSTPVQATLYISLCALTVWTVYFTTYPAVHNKVHSLRHHTLMVSCH
- a CDS encoding vitamin K epoxide reductase family protein: MRRQRSMPWIHRYSRPLTAGIASIGAAITAYLTVVKLSNGTAVCPIEGCDIVLSSPYAYVFGLPLSLFGFLGYLSMIVFAVAPLLVNPAEQKSLRSKLESWTGLFLFAGSTAMTIFSGYLMYVLAIDIKAACIYCIASALFATSLFVLALIGREWDDIGQLFFIGIVVSMLVLISSLALYADVNNLGTANETSIKTTTSSGTSEIALAQHLKRVGAKMYGSFTCDHCQAQKASFGKEAAGIINYIECNPQGKNARRDLCDAAKIQGTPTWEINGKFYQGQKSLQELADLSGYQGTREFKELSNQER